A region of Micropterus dolomieu isolate WLL.071019.BEF.003 ecotype Adirondacks linkage group LG01, ASM2129224v1, whole genome shotgun sequence DNA encodes the following proteins:
- the LOC123970492 gene encoding leukocyte elastase inhibitor-like — MASPTPLSKANTSFSLALLQKLGDDDKTANVFYSPFSISSALAMVLLGARGNTAKQMSESLKTKDLQDDVHVSFAQLLSELNKADAPYALSVANRLYGEQSYQFIEDFLGKTKKHYKAELEPLDFKTSSESARVHINSWVEKQTQGKIKDVLAQGAVDNMTRLVLVNAMYFKGSWNKPFEKIDTRDAQFRLNKNDTKPVKMMYQDTNFPLTSISEANCQILEMPYKGKELSMLIFLPNELEDSTTGLEKLEKTLTYENFVEWTRPDMMNDIEVQVGLPRFKMEEKYDMKNVLISMGMVDAFDVASSDFSGMSPANDLVLSKVVHKAFVEVNEEGTEAAAATGVSIQLQCLRLVSARFIADHPFLFFIRHNPSMSILFAGRYCSPE, encoded by the exons ATGGCATCACCAACTCCTCTATCCAAGGCCaacacctctttctctctggcttTGCTCCAAAAGCTGGGTGACGACGACAAGACCGCAAATGTCTTCTACTCCCCTTTCAGCATCTCTTCAGCCCTGGCTATGGTGTTGCTGGGGGCCAGGGGCAACACAGCCAAACAGATGTCAGAG TCCCTGAAAACCAAAGATTTACAGGATGATGTTCACGTTAGCTTTGCCCAACTGCTGAGCGAGCTCAACAAGGCAGACGCTCCGTATGCCCTCAGTGTTGCTAACAGGCTGTATGGAGAGCAGTCCTACCAGTTTATCGAG GATTTCTTAGGAAAAACCAAGAAGCACTACAAAGCAGAGCTGGAGCCTTTGGACTTCAAAACCAGCTCAGAGTCAGCCAGGGTCCACATCAATAGCTGGGTGGAGAAGCAGACACAAG GTAAAATTAAGGATGTGCTGGCCCAGGGTGCGGTGGACAACATGACCAGGCTGGTGCTGGTCAATGCTATGTACTTCAAAGGAAGTTGGAACAAGCCGTTTGAGAAGATTGACACACGTGATGCTCAATTTAGGCTCAACAAG AATGACACTAAGCCAGTGAAGATGATGTATCAAGATACCAACTTCCCCCTCACCTCTATCTCTGAAGCCAACTGCCAG ATCCTAGAGATGCCGTACAAAGGAAAGGAGCTCAGCATGCTCATCTTTCTACCAAATGAATTAGAGGACAGTACAACAGGTCTGGAGAAG CTGGAGAAGACGCTGACCTATGAGAACTTTGTGGAGTGGACGCGCCCAGACATGATGAATGACATTGAGGTCCAGGTGGGGCTGCCTCGATTCAAGATGGAGGAGAAGTATGACATGAAGAATGTCCTGATCAGCATGGGCATGGTGGATGCCTTCGACGTGGCTTCGAGTGACTTCTCTG GCATGTCTCCCGCCAATGACCTAGTACTGTCAAAAGTCGTCCACAAGGCTTTCGTGGAGGTCAACGAGGAGGGAACTGAGGCTGCAGCTGCCACTGGTGTTTCCATTCAGCTTCAGTGTCTCAGACTTGTATCAGCCAGGTTCATCGCAGACCaccccttcctcttcttcatccgACATAACCCCTCCATGAGCATTCTCTTTGCTGGCCGATACTGCTCCCCCGAGTGA